A DNA window from Leptolyngbya sp. KIOST-1 contains the following coding sequences:
- a CDS encoding BamA/TamA family outer membrane protein — MRVSPKYLLIALATSGLVGLVAAPVQAEPAAPELQGSSAELSQAAEAPSSSAAALVVPAAAGPDAAAASAATLDIGVPQPNLGASPVAEALQEVIDDYRSAEAGVPERESAADAAAIADFPSAQLAQTPSTPREISPEEAQRILDGAVQRRSQPQPAPNQQGQTAPPAPDSEATEEPAEAAPAAPAQQQAEEPRVLVAEVQVQAIQGTLDPALENLVFSVIDTQAGRTTTRTQLQQDINDIFATGFFADVDARPEDTDLGVRVTFLVQPNPVLTDVRVQGNQVLPQAVVDDIFADQRGQIINLIDFQEGILELNQWYQNQGFVLAQVIAAPQVSPQGVVTLEVAEGVIESIEVRYINDLGQTVDDEGNPIQGRTRPFIITREFNTQPGEVFNQAQIEQDFQRVFGLGIFDDVVPGLEPAANDPRQVRLIVNVAERNTGSIAAGLGFNFTGDLFGTVSFRQDNFGGNNQKFSAEAQLSTRDVLFDLSFTDPWIAGDPFRTSYTATAFARAANNLNFDGGPNEINLANGDQVRIRRLGTGITFSRPLGDGLTVAVGTLIQNVSSRDGGGTVNAVDAAGNPLTASGTGVDDLWTFPISATLDRRNDAFNPTSGSILRLNTEQSVPLGRGSIFMNRLRGSYSYYIPLSLLNFAEGPQALALNVQAGTIVGDVPPYEAFALGGTNSIRGYDEGEVGSGRSYAQFTAEYRFPLFSFLGGALFLDMGTDLGSGNAVPGAPGPSRGKPGSGIGYGAGVRLSTPLGPLRIDYGFNDRGQGRIHFGFGERF; from the coding sequence ATGCGGGTATCTCCTAAGTATTTGTTGATAGCTTTGGCCACCTCTGGGCTTGTGGGGCTGGTCGCAGCTCCCGTCCAGGCAGAGCCAGCCGCCCCAGAACTCCAAGGGTCTTCCGCTGAGCTGAGTCAGGCCGCCGAGGCCCCTAGCTCCAGCGCTGCAGCCCTGGTTGTCCCAGCCGCCGCTGGGCCAGACGCTGCGGCAGCGTCCGCCGCCACCCTCGATATTGGCGTCCCCCAGCCCAACCTAGGGGCCAGCCCGGTGGCAGAGGCGCTTCAGGAGGTGATTGACGACTATCGCTCGGCTGAGGCAGGGGTTCCCGAACGCGAATCTGCCGCCGATGCTGCCGCGATCGCCGATTTTCCGAGCGCCCAGCTGGCCCAGACCCCCAGTACTCCGCGCGAAATCTCCCCCGAAGAAGCGCAGCGCATTTTAGATGGAGCCGTGCAGCGCCGCAGTCAGCCGCAGCCCGCCCCCAACCAGCAGGGGCAAACCGCTCCCCCCGCGCCCGATTCCGAAGCGACGGAGGAGCCAGCTGAAGCCGCACCAGCGGCCCCCGCTCAACAACAGGCCGAAGAGCCGCGGGTGTTGGTCGCCGAGGTGCAGGTCCAGGCTATTCAAGGAACCCTCGACCCCGCCCTGGAGAATCTGGTCTTCAGCGTCATTGATACCCAGGCCGGACGCACCACCACCCGGACCCAACTCCAGCAGGACATCAACGATATCTTTGCCACCGGCTTCTTTGCCGATGTCGACGCTCGCCCCGAAGACACCGACCTGGGGGTGCGGGTGACGTTTCTGGTGCAGCCCAACCCGGTGCTCACTGATGTCCGGGTACAGGGAAATCAGGTGTTGCCCCAAGCCGTCGTTGACGACATCTTTGCCGACCAAAGGGGTCAAATCATCAATTTGATCGACTTCCAGGAAGGCATCCTGGAGCTCAACCAGTGGTATCAGAACCAGGGATTTGTGCTGGCCCAGGTGATCGCCGCTCCCCAGGTGTCGCCCCAGGGGGTAGTCACCCTGGAGGTAGCCGAAGGGGTGATTGAGAGTATCGAAGTCCGCTACATCAACGACCTGGGCCAGACCGTTGATGACGAGGGCAACCCGATCCAGGGACGCACCCGGCCATTCATCATCACCCGAGAATTTAATACTCAGCCCGGCGAGGTGTTTAATCAGGCCCAGATTGAGCAAGATTTTCAGCGGGTGTTTGGGCTGGGCATCTTTGATGACGTGGTGCCGGGGCTTGAGCCCGCCGCAAATGACCCCCGCCAGGTCAGACTGATTGTCAACGTGGCTGAGCGCAACACCGGATCGATCGCGGCTGGTCTGGGCTTCAACTTTACCGGTGACCTGTTCGGTACGGTCAGCTTCCGTCAGGACAACTTCGGTGGTAACAACCAGAAGTTCAGTGCCGAGGCCCAGCTCAGCACCCGCGATGTGCTGTTCGACCTGTCCTTTACCGATCCCTGGATTGCGGGCGATCCCTTCCGCACCTCCTACACCGCCACGGCCTTTGCCCGCGCGGCCAACAACCTCAACTTTGACGGTGGCCCCAATGAGATCAACTTGGCGAATGGCGACCAGGTTCGCATTCGCCGTCTGGGGACCGGCATTACCTTTAGCCGTCCCCTGGGGGATGGGTTGACCGTGGCCGTAGGCACTCTAATTCAAAACGTGTCATCCCGCGATGGCGGCGGCACAGTCAACGCTGTGGATGCGGCGGGCAACCCGCTGACCGCCAGTGGTACTGGGGTAGACGACCTGTGGACCTTCCCCATCAGCGCCACCCTCGATCGCCGCAACGACGCCTTTAACCCCACCAGCGGCAGCATTTTGCGCCTCAATACCGAGCAGTCGGTGCCCCTGGGCCGGGGCAGCATCTTCATGAACCGCCTGCGGGGCAGCTACAGCTACTACATTCCCCTCAGCCTGCTGAACTTTGCCGAGGGCCCCCAGGCCCTGGCCCTCAACGTTCAGGCGGGCACCATTGTGGGCGATGTGCCCCCCTACGAAGCCTTTGCCCTCGGCGGCACCAACTCCATCCGCGGCTATGATGAAGGCGAGGTGGGCAGTGGTCGCAGCTACGCCCAGTTCACGGCCGAGTATCGGTTCCCACTGTTCTCTTTCCTGGGTGGGGCGCTGTTTTTGGATATGGGTACCGATCTGGGCAGCGGCAATGCTGTGCCTGGTGCCCCCGGCCCATCGCGGGGCAAACCCGGCAGTGGCATCGGCTACGGAGCTGGGGTACGGCTGTCTACCCCCCTTGGCCCCCTGCGGATCGACTACGGCTTTAACGATCGCGGTCAAGGGCGCATTCACTTCGGCTTTGGGGAGCGTTTCTAA
- a CDS encoding carbohydrate ABC transporter permease, which translates to MTTTKDYIRQREQRTGWLLLAPALLLLLFVYAFPILRAFWLSFFTENLSTNLQPVFSGLDNYALMVQDGRFWQSMRNTAVFTVFTLLFELLLGLAIALTLDRAFRGRGLVRTVAILPWALPTALIALAWRWIFNTEFGVWNDLLLRLNLINSPVNWLGEPFWAMVAVIAADVWKTTSFVAILLLAGLQSISQDLYEAHALDGASPWQSFRQITLPLIAPQIVIAMLFRFAQSFGIFDLIAVMTGGGPGGATEMVSIYIYAAVMRYLDFGYGAALVTVTFVVLVAVVGLTWLYLSRLRARTE; encoded by the coding sequence ATGACTACCACCAAAGACTACATTCGCCAGCGGGAACAACGAACGGGCTGGCTCCTGCTGGCCCCGGCGCTGCTGCTGCTGCTGTTTGTCTATGCCTTTCCGATTTTGCGGGCGTTTTGGCTGAGTTTTTTTACCGAAAACCTCAGCACCAATCTGCAACCGGTATTCAGCGGCCTGGACAACTACGCGCTGATGGTGCAGGATGGCCGCTTTTGGCAGAGTATGCGCAACACGGCGGTGTTTACCGTGTTTACCCTGCTGTTTGAGCTGCTGCTGGGCCTGGCCATTGCCCTGACGTTGGATCGGGCCTTTCGGGGCCGGGGGCTGGTGCGCACGGTGGCAATTTTGCCCTGGGCCCTGCCCACCGCCCTGATTGCCCTGGCCTGGCGCTGGATTTTTAACACCGAGTTTGGCGTGTGGAATGACCTGCTGCTGCGGCTGAATCTGATCAACAGCCCGGTGAACTGGTTGGGGGAACCCTTCTGGGCCATGGTGGCGGTAATTGCCGCCGATGTGTGGAAGACCACCTCCTTTGTGGCGATTCTGCTGCTGGCGGGGTTGCAGTCGATTTCCCAGGACCTCTACGAAGCCCACGCCCTGGATGGGGCCAGCCCCTGGCAAAGCTTCCGGCAAATCACGCTGCCGCTGATTGCGCCGCAGATTGTGATTGCCATGCTGTTTCGCTTTGCCCAGTCCTTTGGCATCTTCGACCTGATTGCGGTGATGACCGGCGGCGGCCCCGGCGGGGCGACGGAAATGGTGTCGATCTATATCTACGCGGCGGTGATGCGCTACCTGGACTTTGGCTACGGCGCGGCCCTGGTGACCGTGACCTTTGTGGTGCTGGTGGCGGTGGTAGGGCTGACCTGGCTGTACCTCTCGCGCCTGCGGGCTAGGACTGAATAA
- the fabZ gene encoding 3-hydroxyacyl-ACP dehydratase FabZ, giving the protein METAAAASPVKTCYSAEEVHALLPHRYPFALVDRIVDYVPGKQAVGLKNVTFNEPHFQGHFPGRPIMPGVLIVEAMAQVGGIVLMQVPGVEGLCVFAGIDKVRFRRPVVPGDQLVMTVELLAIKRLRFGKMYGRAEVDGQLVCEGELMFSVVDSPAASQG; this is encoded by the coding sequence ATCGAAACGGCGGCTGCGGCCAGCCCTGTTAAAACCTGCTACAGCGCCGAGGAAGTCCATGCGCTGCTGCCCCACCGCTATCCCTTCGCCCTGGTCGATCGCATTGTCGACTACGTGCCGGGCAAGCAGGCGGTGGGCCTTAAAAATGTCACCTTTAACGAGCCCCACTTCCAGGGCCATTTCCCTGGTCGTCCGATTATGCCTGGGGTGCTGATTGTGGAAGCCATGGCCCAGGTTGGCGGCATTGTGCTGATGCAGGTGCCGGGGGTGGAGGGGCTGTGTGTGTTTGCTGGCATCGACAAGGTGCGGTTTCGCCGCCCGGTGGTGCCTGGCGATCAGCTGGTAATGACGGTGGAGCTGCTGGCCATCAAGCGGCTGCGGTTTGGCAAAATGTACGGTCGCGCTGAGGTCGATGGGCAGCTAGTCTGCGAGGGGGAACTGATGTTCTCGGTGGTGGATTCTCCAGCGGCTTCCCAAGGGTAG
- a CDS encoding ExbD/TolR family protein gives MKVDLLDTPSEDVRLEIIPLIDVIFCILTFFILAAVGLTRQQAIDLDLPTAQTGQPLPGQIGQGGDRLYVSVDDLGQVYLDQQPVSLDLLTDVLLQFNQVNPGGLIVLYASRGARYEDVVAVLDRLRAVGGDRVALATLPSDTSLGPGETQPGLDDPTLFPEGFPNDFPDDFPNGFPQDGPGGQSLPPGFGQPGGDPFAPGSPLFPNEPTSPLQPAPAPIQPQPSN, from the coding sequence ATGAAAGTAGACCTGCTCGACACGCCCTCCGAGGACGTCCGGCTGGAAATTATCCCGCTGATCGACGTTATTTTCTGCATATTGACGTTTTTCATTCTGGCGGCAGTGGGCCTGACTCGCCAGCAGGCCATCGACCTCGACCTGCCCACCGCTCAAACGGGGCAACCGCTGCCTGGCCAGATTGGGCAGGGAGGCGATCGCCTCTACGTCAGCGTCGATGACCTGGGCCAGGTCTACCTCGACCAGCAGCCCGTCAGCCTCGATTTGCTCACCGATGTGCTGCTGCAGTTCAACCAGGTCAACCCCGGCGGGCTAATTGTGCTCTATGCCTCCCGCGGGGCCCGCTACGAGGATGTGGTAGCCGTGCTCGACCGGCTGCGGGCAGTGGGGGGCGATCGCGTGGCCCTGGCCACCCTGCCCAGCGACACCAGCCTGGGGCCTGGGGAAACCCAGCCCGGCCTGGACGATCCCACCCTGTTTCCAGAGGGGTTTCCCAATGACTTCCCCGACGATTTTCCCAACGGGTTTCCCCAGGATGGCCCAGGCGGTCAATCGTTGCCCCCTGGCTTTGGCCAGCCCGGTGGCGATCCCTTTGCGCCCGGTTCACCGCTGTTCCCAAATGAACCCACTTCGCCCCTTCAGCCTGCCCCTGCCCCGATCCAACCGCAGCCCTCAAACTGA
- the lpxC gene encoding UDP-3-O-acyl-N-acetylglucosamine deacetylase: MAQPGTVQPDLRATSTEDWGYTPAQATLARAVERRGVGLHSGATTVVTLHPAQAGQGRYFVRTDQPGHPVVPVSLESVNPTLLSTELRQGEASVRTVEHLLAALVGLGIDNVRVEITGPEVPLLDGSALGWVEALEQAGRQLQAQPRAVAQLSQPVTVTHGDAFVAAFPAPALRFTYGIDFEVAAIGNQWFSWAYGGEPFGPEGFATTVAPARTFGLAHQVDQLRASGLIQGGSLDNALVCGEQGWLNPPLRFDNEPARHKMLDLIGDLSLLGGLPMAHIVAYKASHRLHGELAAALVPHLVYGEGTL, encoded by the coding sequence ATGGCTCAACCTGGTACCGTTCAACCCGACCTGAGGGCTACCTCCACTGAGGATTGGGGCTACACCCCAGCTCAAGCCACCCTGGCACGCGCGGTTGAGCGCCGAGGTGTGGGCCTGCACTCGGGCGCTACGACAGTGGTCACGCTGCATCCGGCCCAGGCCGGACAGGGCCGCTACTTTGTTCGGACTGACCAGCCCGGTCACCCGGTGGTGCCCGTTAGCCTGGAGTCGGTGAACCCCACGCTGCTCTCCACCGAACTCCGCCAGGGAGAGGCTTCGGTGCGCACCGTTGAGCATTTGCTGGCTGCCCTAGTTGGCCTCGGCATCGACAACGTTCGAGTTGAAATCACGGGGCCGGAGGTGCCGCTGCTGGATGGCTCGGCCCTGGGCTGGGTAGAGGCCCTAGAGCAGGCCGGTCGGCAGTTACAGGCTCAACCCCGGGCGGTAGCCCAGCTCAGCCAGCCGGTGACGGTCACCCACGGCGATGCGTTTGTGGCGGCTTTTCCAGCTCCGGCGCTGCGGTTTACCTATGGCATTGACTTCGAGGTTGCAGCCATTGGCAACCAGTGGTTTAGCTGGGCCTACGGTGGCGAACCCTTCGGTCCTGAAGGGTTCGCCACCACGGTTGCCCCGGCCCGCACCTTTGGCCTGGCGCACCAGGTCGACCAGCTGCGGGCCAGCGGTCTGATTCAGGGCGGTAGCCTGGACAATGCCCTGGTGTGCGGTGAGCAGGGTTGGCTCAATCCACCGCTGCGGTTTGACAATGAGCCCGCTCGCCACAAAATGCTCGACTTGATCGGAGATTTAAGCCTGCTGGGAGGGCTGCCGATGGCCCATATTGTCGCCTACAAGGCCAGTCATCGCCTGCATGGTGAGCTGGCGGCGGCGCTGGTCCCGCACCTGGTCTATGGCGAGGGTACCCTCTAG
- the purC gene encoding phosphoribosylaminoimidazolesuccinocarboxamide synthase — translation MDSGPSPSAPFGEKRYEGKAKIIYATDDPAVLVTYFKDDATAFNAQKRGQIVDKGPINCAISTYLFKQLEAAGIATHWLETTGNRTMRVKALTIIPLEVVVRNLAAGSLCKQTNLPLGQRLEPTLVEFYYKDDALGDPLLTGDRIRAMGIASEEQIATLRRLALSINQVLTDFFQGCAITLVDFKLEFGLDGQGQILLGDEISPDTCRLWDQSTDDAAQRVLDKDRFRQDLGQVEAAYQRVLEKVAAQSTRN, via the coding sequence ATGGATTCTGGCCCTTCCCCCAGCGCCCCCTTCGGCGAAAAACGCTACGAAGGCAAGGCCAAAATTATCTATGCCACCGACGACCCGGCGGTGCTCGTCACCTATTTTAAAGACGATGCCACCGCTTTTAACGCCCAAAAGCGGGGCCAAATTGTCGACAAGGGGCCGATCAACTGCGCCATTTCCACCTATTTGTTCAAGCAACTGGAGGCAGCGGGCATTGCCACCCACTGGCTGGAAACCACGGGCAATCGCACCATGCGGGTCAAAGCCCTCACCATCATTCCCCTGGAGGTGGTGGTGCGCAATCTGGCCGCAGGCAGCCTGTGCAAGCAGACCAACCTGCCCCTGGGCCAGCGTCTGGAGCCAACCCTGGTGGAGTTCTACTACAAGGACGACGCCCTGGGCGACCCGCTGCTGACCGGCGATCGCATCCGCGCCATGGGGATCGCCAGCGAGGAACAGATTGCCACCCTGCGCCGTCTTGCCCTCAGCATCAATCAAGTATTGACCGATTTTTTCCAGGGCTGTGCGATCACCCTGGTCGATTTCAAGCTGGAGTTCGGCCTGGACGGCCAGGGGCAGATCCTGCTGGGGGACGAAATTAGCCCCGACACCTGTCGCCTGTGGGATCAGTCCACCGACGACGCAGCCCAGCGAGTGCTTGACAAGGATCGCTTTCGACAGGATTTAGGCCAGGTTGAAGCCGCCTATCAACGGGTGCTAGAGAAAGTGGCGGCACAATCAACCAGGAATTAG
- a CDS encoding ABC transporter substrate-binding protein, with protein sequence MGLVLLALAVTVGALLFGAYVRAQQPVTISFLLRAVEADQMQGLAEQFMAENPDIRIEMVRGPNAADAVENLYTTSFLLGDSPYDILFSDVVWIPKFAAAGWLIDLSDRVSEAELEEFLPADVAAGVYQDGLYRMPFRSDMGMLYYRTDLLDQVGMEPPETFDDLLAASAAIQSETDVDWGFVWQGLQYEGIVTNYVELVAGFGGFWIDPETLEVGLDQPAGIQAAEFMRSLISERVSPPGVTNYIEEDALRQFENGNTAFMRNWPYAWAEVNREGSAVAGNVGIKPMVHAEGQQPAATLGGWGFGISATTPHPEEAWRVVEFFTSPGPMKDFITEFTYVPSRRALFTDPDVLAELPHYEQLLEVAETTIPRPPVGQYAQLSDILQRYLSATISNQMTPEAAMRAAAGESRRVLGTEA encoded by the coding sequence TTGGGTCTCGTTCTTTTAGCCCTGGCCGTTACGGTTGGGGCCCTGCTATTTGGGGCCTACGTGCGGGCCCAGCAGCCCGTCACGATTTCCTTTTTGCTGCGGGCCGTGGAGGCCGACCAGATGCAGGGGTTGGCGGAGCAATTCATGGCCGAAAACCCCGACATCCGCATTGAAATGGTGCGTGGCCCCAACGCCGCCGACGCAGTAGAAAATCTCTATACCACCTCCTTTTTGCTGGGCGATTCCCCCTACGACATCCTGTTTTCTGACGTCGTGTGGATTCCCAAATTTGCCGCCGCCGGGTGGCTGATCGACCTCTCCGATCGCGTCAGCGAGGCGGAACTGGAGGAATTTCTCCCCGCCGATGTGGCCGCCGGGGTCTACCAAGACGGCCTGTACCGGATGCCCTTCCGATCGGACATGGGCATGCTCTACTACCGCACTGACCTGTTAGATCAGGTGGGCATGGAACCGCCGGAAACCTTTGACGACCTGCTGGCCGCCTCGGCGGCGATCCAGAGCGAAACCGATGTGGACTGGGGCTTTGTCTGGCAGGGGTTGCAGTACGAGGGCATCGTCACCAACTATGTGGAGCTGGTGGCGGGCTTCGGCGGATTCTGGATTGACCCGGAGACCCTGGAGGTGGGGCTGGACCAGCCGGCGGGGATTCAGGCGGCGGAATTTATGCGCTCGCTGATCAGCGAGCGGGTCTCGCCGCCGGGGGTGACCAACTACATCGAAGAGGACGCCCTGCGCCAGTTTGAGAACGGCAATACCGCATTTATGCGCAACTGGCCCTATGCCTGGGCCGAGGTCAACCGGGAGGGGTCGGCGGTGGCGGGCAATGTGGGCATCAAGCCCATGGTCCATGCCGAGGGCCAGCAGCCCGCCGCTACCCTTGGTGGCTGGGGCTTTGGCATCTCCGCCACGACGCCCCACCCCGAGGAAGCCTGGCGGGTGGTGGAATTTTTCACCAGCCCCGGCCCGATGAAAGACTTCATCACCGAATTTACCTACGTGCCCAGCCGTCGGGCCCTGTTTACCGACCCCGACGTGCTGGCGGAGTTGCCCCACTACGAGCAGCTGCTGGAGGTGGCCGAAACCACCATTCCCCGGCCCCCGGTGGGGCAGTACGCCCAGCTCTCTGACATTCTGCAACGCTACCTCAGCGCCACCATCTCCAACCAGATGACGCCGGAGGCTGCAATGCGGGCGGCGGCGGGGGAAAGCCGCCGGGTACTGGGCACTGAAGCCTAG
- the lpxB gene encoding lipid-A-disaccharide synthase has product MTTNLEAQSAMASPRRQKIFISTGEVSGDLQGALLIEALRDRARDRNLALDITALGGPRMAQAGATLVGETTGIGSVGIFEALPYLLPTLRLQRLAKQALDASPPDIAVLIDYMNPNLVMGDYLKTHHPQVPVVYYIAPQQWVWAFSAKDTQRLVRCSDRMLAIFKAEADYYQGFGAETTWVGHPLVDRYPAPADQAAARQQLGLPPGAPVVTLLPASRRQEVKYLMPVLLQAAQIIQAQCPEVTFLLPVSIPSLQTSFEQGLADYGLRGRVVTDGSQAAIAAADVAITKSGTANLEIALMDVPQVVAYRIHPLSARIAHYLLKFDVPYVSPVNLVVNQAVVPEFLQWQATPEAIAAAALTLLQDETARQTMRSGYAKMREELGPPGACQRTADLILDALAEPQALELA; this is encoded by the coding sequence ATGACGACTAATCTGGAAGCCCAATCGGCCATGGCAAGTCCCAGGCGGCAGAAGATTTTTATTAGCACGGGCGAGGTGTCTGGGGATTTGCAGGGAGCCCTGCTGATCGAGGCGTTGCGCGATCGCGCCCGCGATCGCAATTTGGCCCTCGACATTACCGCCCTGGGGGGGCCGCGCATGGCCCAGGCAGGGGCGACCCTGGTGGGGGAAACCACCGGCATTGGCTCGGTGGGCATTTTTGAGGCCCTGCCCTACCTGCTGCCCACCCTGCGGCTGCAGCGGCTGGCCAAACAGGCCCTCGATGCCAGCCCGCCCGACATCGCCGTTTTGATCGACTACATGAACCCCAATCTGGTGATGGGCGACTACCTCAAAACCCATCACCCCCAGGTGCCGGTGGTCTACTACATTGCTCCCCAGCAGTGGGTATGGGCCTTTTCTGCAAAAGACACCCAGCGGCTGGTGCGCTGTAGCGATCGCATGCTGGCCATTTTCAAAGCCGAGGCCGACTACTATCAGGGCTTTGGAGCTGAGACCACCTGGGTGGGCCATCCCCTGGTCGATCGCTACCCCGCCCCCGCCGACCAGGCCGCCGCTCGCCAGCAGCTGGGGCTGCCGCCGGGGGCTCCGGTGGTGACGCTGCTGCCCGCCTCCCGGCGCCAGGAGGTCAAGTACCTGATGCCGGTGCTGCTCCAGGCGGCGCAGATCATTCAGGCTCAGTGCCCCGAGGTCACCTTTTTGCTGCCGGTGTCGATTCCGTCGCTCCAGACCAGCTTTGAGCAGGGGTTGGCTGACTACGGGCTACGGGGAAGGGTGGTTACCGACGGCAGTCAGGCGGCGATCGCCGCCGCCGATGTGGCAATTACCAAATCGGGCACCGCCAATCTGGAAATTGCCCTGATGGATGTGCCCCAGGTGGTGGCCTACCGAATTCACCCCCTCAGCGCCCGCATTGCCCACTACCTGCTCAAGTTTGACGTGCCCTACGTGTCGCCCGTCAACCTGGTGGTGAACCAGGCGGTGGTGCCCGAATTTTTGCAGTGGCAGGCTACCCCCGAGGCGATCGCCGCCGCCGCCCTCACCCTGCTACAGGACGAAACCGCCCGCCAGACCATGCGATCGGGCTATGCCAAAATGCGGGAAGAACTGGGGCCGCCCGGAGCCTGCCAGCGCACCGCCGACCTGATTCTGGACGCGCTGGCCGAACCCCAGGCGTTAGAATTGGCCTGA
- a CDS encoding MotA/TolQ/ExbB proton channel family protein encodes MNITELFARGGIAMWPLLLLSILAVGTILERIWFWSRILTREREVSGRVLEAARRDWPAAGEIAQRSSLLPMGRFLSAPLKLQSPDPEVFRLALETAANEELAIMGRGDKILEAVIALAPLLGLLGTVLGLINSLGSIQISDLGSGDATAGTSLGISEALISTAAGLVIAITALAFYRLFQGFIFGQAKMFRQAGSELELLYRQSWAQRHGLSPVPEPLPPVGPVAPAGTNSATVDGVPSTEIPSP; translated from the coding sequence GTGAATATAACTGAGCTCTTTGCCCGTGGCGGCATCGCCATGTGGCCGCTGCTGCTACTGTCAATTTTGGCCGTGGGCACCATTCTGGAGCGGATCTGGTTTTGGTCGCGCATTCTGACCCGCGAGCGCGAAGTCTCGGGCCGAGTGCTGGAGGCCGCCCGCCGCGACTGGCCCGCCGCTGGCGAAATTGCCCAGCGCTCCAGTCTCCTCCCCATGGGTCGCTTCCTGTCCGCTCCGCTCAAGCTGCAATCCCCCGACCCCGAGGTGTTTCGCCTGGCCCTGGAGACCGCCGCCAACGAAGAGCTGGCGATCATGGGACGAGGCGACAAGATTTTAGAAGCGGTTATCGCCCTGGCCCCGCTGCTGGGGCTGCTGGGTACGGTGCTGGGGCTGATCAACTCCCTGGGGTCGATTCAGATCAGCGATCTGGGCAGCGGCGACGCCACCGCCGGCACCTCCCTGGGCATCAGCGAAGCCCTGATCAGCACCGCCGCTGGCCTAGTAATCGCCATTACGGCCCTGGCCTTTTATCGCCTGTTTCAGGGGTTTATTTTTGGGCAGGCCAAGATGTTTCGTCAGGCGGGCAGTGAGCTAGAACTGCTCTACCGCCAGAGTTGGGCCCAGCGCCACGGCCTGTCTCCGGTGCCGGAACCCCTGCCTCCGGTTGGCCCCGTGGCCCCAGCGGGAACCAATTCGGCTACGGTTGACGGTGTGCCCTCGACGGAGATTCCCTCGCCATGA
- the lpxA gene encoding acyl-ACP--UDP-N-acetylglucosamine O-acyltransferase gives MLQTLGSGGGPLTTLIHPTAVVHSGAQLHPTVKVGPYAVIGEQVTVGAGTEIGAHVVIDGDTTIGAQNRIFPGAAIGLESQDLKYDGSMSRVIIGDNNLIREYVTINRATDAGAVTLLGSNNLLMAYSHVAHNCVVEDNVIIANSVALAGHVYVEAGARISGLVGVHQFVHVGRLAMIGGLSRIDRDVPPYTLINGNPAQVRGLNQVGLQRAGLTADAQIYRELKQAYRLVYRSGESVTDAVEKLHHHEGNDLVNHFSQFLRAALKPDRRGLTPGRRVSKHSDDD, from the coding sequence ATGTTGCAAACCCTGGGTTCTGGAGGCGGGCCGTTGACTACCCTGATTCATCCTACGGCAGTGGTTCATAGCGGTGCTCAGCTGCACCCCACGGTGAAGGTTGGCCCCTACGCCGTCATCGGTGAGCAGGTGACGGTCGGGGCCGGCACCGAAATTGGTGCCCATGTGGTGATCGACGGCGACACTACGATTGGAGCGCAGAACCGCATTTTTCCTGGGGCAGCCATTGGTCTGGAGTCCCAGGACCTCAAGTACGATGGCTCCATGAGCCGGGTGATCATCGGCGACAACAACCTGATTCGGGAGTACGTCACCATCAACCGCGCCACCGATGCGGGGGCTGTGACGCTCTTGGGCAGTAATAACCTGCTGATGGCCTATTCCCACGTGGCCCACAACTGCGTGGTGGAGGACAACGTGATTATCGCCAACTCGGTGGCGTTGGCAGGCCATGTGTACGTGGAGGCAGGGGCGCGGATCAGCGGTTTGGTGGGGGTGCACCAGTTTGTGCACGTCGGTCGGCTGGCGATGATTGGCGGGCTCAGCCGCATCGATCGCGATGTTCCCCCCTACACCCTGATCAACGGCAACCCGGCCCAGGTGCGGGGGTTGAACCAGGTGGGGTTACAGCGGGCGGGGCTGACCGCCGATGCCCAGATCTATCGCGAGCTGAAGCAGGCCTACCGCCTGGTGTACCGCTCCGGTGAGTCGGTCACTGACGCGGTCGAAAAGCTGCACCACCACGAGGGCAACGACCTGGTCAATCACTTTAGCCAGTTTTTGCGGGCGGCGCTGAAGCCCGATCGCCGTGGCTTGACCCCCGGTCGGCGCGTAAGCAAGCACAGCGATGACGACTAA